Proteins co-encoded in one Diprion similis isolate iyDipSimi1 chromosome 13, iyDipSimi1.1, whole genome shotgun sequence genomic window:
- the LOC124413826 gene encoding LOW QUALITY PROTEIN: solute carrier family 15 member 1-like (The sequence of the model RefSeq protein was modified relative to this genomic sequence to represent the inferred CDS: deleted 1 base in 1 codon), producing MLYRKLSKTKESSIEPDSSKYPRSIFLIIATEFCERFSFCGLRTILSLYLRNVLLFHENGATVIYHVFIMLCYFVPVVGAILADSYLGRFRTILYFSVIYAIGNILMCFAATPPIAICPVAMTYIGLILIAWGTGGIKPCVAAFGGDQFHLPQQQLRLQQFFSIFYFTINFGGFMGMVLTPILRKAFTCFGDDTCYALGFGFPAALMVTALFLFLLGKPLYRLKYPKENIMLNFINCVTFAAKRRFVERKSHRRENHWLDYAADKFPPKLIAEVKIVLAILFLYIPLPLFWSLFDQQGSRWTFQASRMNGAFLGTQLLPDQMQVINPAMVLMLIPLFDKSVYPWFEGRGLLSSPLHRMIVGGILAGLAFVTSGCLELKLEETYPVLPDRGEATLNFINTLQCDVGFLASFESDITLIAGERKVFNVTAHNVTKYDVYLVAPPLCWGVELENPTLTIVVTATESQVDTFVIGLVERDLKVFEADADEFKKSLSGRPKVRTIFLRGSRTLTNVTISLKSDSGLEDMYFVPNDDPLSMSAYVELEPGSFHYSVHYGNDTSDADDGDVVDLELGAVYTLVLREYLDDIVVSYLLTVEPRYLNPLSIDTDTTLISQFHKLFTMTPPNKIHMLWLIPQYLFISMAEVMFAISGLEFSFTQAPNSMKTVTIAAWYVSVALGNFMVIIITQARLFRSQAHEFFLFAGLILVNMVTFTAMVGRYNFVVLETDSSSTLNSKTIEKPEVLPLLKPTLIASYIRGPSVTLTTIAASTSKSSKW from the exons ATgttgtacagaaaattgtCTAAAACCAAAGAATCCTCCATCGAACCT gATTCATCGAAGTATCCGAGATCCATTTTTCTCATCATCGCAAcggaattttgcgaaaggTTTTCGTTCTGTGGATTAAGAA CCATCTTGTCCCTTTACCTAAGAAACGTACtactttttcatgaaaatggaGCCACCGTCATTTACCATGTATTCATTATGCTGTGCTACTTTGTCCCAGTTGTTGGAGCGATCCTTGCCGATAGTTACTTGGGCCGATTCAG GACCATTCTTTACTTTTCGGTAATATATGCCATTGGAAATATCTTGATGTGCTTTGCTGCGACACCGCCAATAGCCATTTGTCCAGT agcGATGACTTACATTGGGCTGATATTGATCGCATGGGGTACAGGAGGCATTAAACCATGCGTAGCAGCTTTTGGCGGAGACCAGTTTCACCTCCCTCAGCAGCAATTGAGACTGCAGCAATTCttttccatattttatttcaccataAACTTTGGCGGTTTTATGGGAATGGTGCTCACGCCGATACTGCGCAAAGCTTTCACTTGCTTCGGAGATGACACGTGTTATGCTCTAGGATTTGGGTTTCCTGCTGCCCTCATGGTCACTGCGCTCT TTCTCTTCTTACTGGGTAAACCACTTTACCGATTGAAGTACCCAAAGGAAAACATCATGTTGAATTTCATCAACTGCGTCACG TTTGCAGCGAAGCGAAGATTCGTTGAGAGGAAATCCCACCGGCGTGAAAATCACTGGCTAGATTATGCTGCCGATAAATTTCCACCGAAACTTATCGCGGAAGTGAAGATAGTTCTGGCAATTCTCTTCCTGTACATACCCCTGCCGTTGTTTTGGAGTTTATTCGATCAAcag GGGTCTCGGTGGACTTTCCAAGCCTCACGAATGAACGGTGCATTTCTGGGGACTCAGCTGCTGCCTGATCAAATGCAG GTGATTAATCCGGCAATGGTGTTAATGCTGATTCCACTCTTCGATAAGAGCGTTTATCCATGGTTTGAAGGAAGAGGTCTACTTTCATCCCCTTTACATCGCATGATCGTCGGTGGAATACTCGCTGGTTTAGCATTCGTAACCAGTGGCTGTCTGGAATTAAAACTAGAG GAAACTTATCCAGTTTTACCGGACAGAGGCGAAGCgacattgaattttataaacacGCTTCAGTGTGACGTCGGTTTCTTGGCTTCTTTCGAGTCGGACATAACTCTGATTGCCGGTGAGAGGAAGGTCTTCAATGTCACAGCCCACAACGTAACCAAATACGATGTTTACTTGGTTGCACCGCCGCTATGCTGGGGAGTTGAATTGGAAAATCCAACATTAACGATTGTGGTCACTGCCACGGAGTCTCAAGTCGATACTTTCGTTATTGGCTTGGTAGAAAGAGACTTGAAAGTATTTGAAGCCGACGCTGATGAGTTCAAGAAGTCTCTTAGCGGCCGACCTAAAGTTCG TACGATATTCTTGCGAGGATCCAGGACCTTGACCAACGTCACGATCTCATTGAAGAGTGACAGTGGATTGGAGGATATGTATTTCGTACCGAACGATGATCCCCTTTCAATGTCTGCATACGTCGAGTTGGAACCTGGATC ATTTCACTACTCCGTCCATTATGGGAACGATACTTCTGACGCGGATGACGGAGATGTCGTTGACCTTGAACTGGGAGCTGTTTATACGCTGGTGCTGAGAGAATACCTCGATGACATTGTCGTGAGTTACTTATTGACAGT TGAACCTCGATACCTAAACCCACTGTCGATTGATACTGACACGACTCTGATTTCGCAGTTTCACAAGCTGTTCACAATGACGCCACCGAACAAAATTCACATGTTGTGGTTGATTCCGCAGTACCTCTTCATCTCCATGGCTGAAGTAATGTTCGCCATTTCCGGATTAGAATTCTCCTTCACTCAG GCTCCAAACAGCATGAAGACTGTCACCATTGCTGCTTGGTACGTCAGTGTAGCACTTGGTAATTTCATGGTAATCATCATCACGCAGGCACGCTTATTCAGAAGTCAG GCCCACGAATTCTTTTTGTTCGCCGGTTTGATCCTCGTAAACATGGTGACGTTTACCGCGATGGTGGGAAGATATAACTTCGTCGTTCTGGAAACTGATTCAAGCTCGACGTTGAACAGCAAAACTATCGAAAAACCCGAAGTCTTACCCCTTCTGAAACCCACCCTTATAGCTTCGTACATTCGTGGTCCTTCCGTGACTTTGACGACTATCGCAGCGTCGACTTCGAAATCTAGCAAATGGTAA
- the LOC124414063 gene encoding E3 ubiquitin-protein ligase NRDP1 isoform X1: protein MGFEVHRFQGEVDEELLCPICSGVLEEPVQAQLCEHAFCRACINEWINRQPTCPVDRAPITSAQLRPVPRILRNLLARLCIGCDNTIYGCQVVVKLDCLVAHLDECEYNPKRPMPCEQGCGLIIPKDELKSHHCIRELRSLIQSQQQKLTDMKRELGEQQFQINEQKREIHLLKDFMRAMRVSNPAMRAIADQMERDEVVRWSATLPRARVTRWGGMISTPDELLQVKTMIKRTLSEYNCPPHVIDELMENCHERKWPPGLNSLETRQSSRRQYENYICKRVPGKQAVLVLHCDNTHMPEDMMVEPGLVMIFAHGIE, encoded by the exons ATGGGCTTCGAAGTTCATCGGTTTCAAGGCGAGGTCGACGAAGAACTTCTTTGCCCGATCTGCTCCGGCGTTTTGGAGGAACCTGTTCAG GCTCAACTCTGCGAGCATGCATTTTGCCGGGCTTGTATAAACGAGTGGATCAACCGCCAACCGACCTGCCCTGTCGACCGAGCGCCGATAACGTCTGCGCAGCTGAGGCCTGTACCTAGAATCCTAAGAAATTTGCTTGCTCGATTATGCATTGGCTGCGACAATACGATATATGGATGCCAAGTTGTTGTAAAATTGGACTGCCTTGTCGCACACCTTGACGAATGCGAGTACAATCCAAAACGGCCAATGCCATGCGAGCAAGGCTGTGGATTGATAATACCGAAGGACGAGCTGAAGAGTCATCATTGCATACGAGAACTTCGCAGCCTGATACAATCGCAGCAACAAAAGTTGACCGACATGAAAAGAGAACTGGGAGAACAACAGTTTCAGATTAATGAACAAAAACGGGAAATACACTTGCTCAAGGACTTTATGAGAGCCATGAGAGTCTCAAATCCGGCCATGAGAGCTATCGCCGATCAAATGGAACGCGACGAGGTTGTCAGATGGTCCGCCACGCTTCCTCGTGCCAGAGTAACTAGATGGGGGGGTATGATTTCTACACCTGATGAGCTGTTACAGGTAAAA ACAATGATCAAGAGAACACTATCAGAATATAATTGTCCGCCGCATGTGATTGATGAACTGATGGAAAATTGTCACGAAAGAAAATGGCCACCTGGATTAAATTCTTTGGAAACAAGGCAGAGTTCTCGGCGTCagtatgaaaattatatttgcaaAAGAGTACCTGGTAAACAGGCTGTGCTGGTGCTTCATTGTGATAACACGCATATGCCGGAAGACATGATGGTAGAGCCAGGTTTAGTTATGATTTTTGCTCACGGTATTGAATGA
- the LOC124414063 gene encoding E3 ubiquitin-protein ligase NRDP1 isoform X2, whose protein sequence is MGFEVHRFQGEVDEELLCPICSGVLEEPVQAQLCEHAFCRACINEWINRQPTCPVDRAPITSAQLRPVPRILRNLLARLCIGCDNTIYGCQVVVKLDCLVAHLDECEYNPKRPMPCEQGCGLIIPKDELKSHHCIRELRSLIQSQQQKLTDMKRELGEQQFQINEQKREIHLLKDFMRAMRVSNPAMRAIADQMERDEVVRWSATLPRARVTRWGGMISTPDELLQTMIKRTLSEYNCPPHVIDELMENCHERKWPPGLNSLETRQSSRRQYENYICKRVPGKQAVLVLHCDNTHMPEDMMVEPGLVMIFAHGIE, encoded by the exons ATGGGCTTCGAAGTTCATCGGTTTCAAGGCGAGGTCGACGAAGAACTTCTTTGCCCGATCTGCTCCGGCGTTTTGGAGGAACCTGTTCAG GCTCAACTCTGCGAGCATGCATTTTGCCGGGCTTGTATAAACGAGTGGATCAACCGCCAACCGACCTGCCCTGTCGACCGAGCGCCGATAACGTCTGCGCAGCTGAGGCCTGTACCTAGAATCCTAAGAAATTTGCTTGCTCGATTATGCATTGGCTGCGACAATACGATATATGGATGCCAAGTTGTTGTAAAATTGGACTGCCTTGTCGCACACCTTGACGAATGCGAGTACAATCCAAAACGGCCAATGCCATGCGAGCAAGGCTGTGGATTGATAATACCGAAGGACGAGCTGAAGAGTCATCATTGCATACGAGAACTTCGCAGCCTGATACAATCGCAGCAACAAAAGTTGACCGACATGAAAAGAGAACTGGGAGAACAACAGTTTCAGATTAATGAACAAAAACGGGAAATACACTTGCTCAAGGACTTTATGAGAGCCATGAGAGTCTCAAATCCGGCCATGAGAGCTATCGCCGATCAAATGGAACGCGACGAGGTTGTCAGATGGTCCGCCACGCTTCCTCGTGCCAGAGTAACTAGATGGGGGGGTATGATTTCTACACCTGATGAGCTGTTACAG ACAATGATCAAGAGAACACTATCAGAATATAATTGTCCGCCGCATGTGATTGATGAACTGATGGAAAATTGTCACGAAAGAAAATGGCCACCTGGATTAAATTCTTTGGAAACAAGGCAGAGTTCTCGGCGTCagtatgaaaattatatttgcaaAAGAGTACCTGGTAAACAGGCTGTGCTGGTGCTTCATTGTGATAACACGCATATGCCGGAAGACATGATGGTAGAGCCAGGTTTAGTTATGATTTTTGCTCACGGTATTGAATGA